One window of Cohnella hashimotonis genomic DNA carries:
- a CDS encoding FecCD family ABC transporter permease produces MNSNKKMRFALAIVLGLIALAGMFTISMVYGAKDTTLRDVWLALTTHAAGEQLTVLRELRLPRETAGMIVGAALGVAGAVMQGLTRNPLADPGLIGLSSGANAALAFTMATMPAVGYFGTMVACFIGAAVGACMVLGIGASRRGGMSPIRMVLAGSAVSLFLYAIAEGIGLAFKISKGVSMWTAGGLIGTTWHQIVTIVPFIAAGVVAAVVLGKALTLLSANEEAAIGLGLRTGQIKFVLYAAVIVLTGASVALIGNMAFVGLMIPHIVRFVVGTDYRKVVPMSAVVGALFMLAADTIARNAIAPYEAPMASIIAVMGLPFFLFIVRKGVNTTP; encoded by the coding sequence ATGAATTCGAATAAAAAAATGAGATTTGCCTTGGCCATCGTGCTGGGCTTGATCGCGCTTGCTGGCATGTTCACGATCTCGATGGTTTACGGTGCCAAAGATACGACGCTTCGCGATGTATGGCTAGCGTTAACGACGCATGCTGCCGGCGAGCAGCTTACCGTTCTTCGCGAGCTTCGCCTTCCCCGCGAGACGGCCGGCATGATCGTCGGCGCGGCGCTCGGCGTCGCTGGAGCCGTGATGCAAGGCCTGACCCGCAATCCGCTTGCCGATCCCGGCTTGATCGGCTTGTCATCGGGCGCGAATGCGGCGCTGGCCTTCACGATGGCGACGATGCCGGCTGTCGGATACTTCGGAACGATGGTCGCCTGCTTTATCGGAGCGGCCGTCGGAGCTTGTATGGTGCTCGGCATCGGCGCCTCGCGCAGAGGCGGCATGTCCCCGATCCGGATGGTGCTCGCGGGTTCTGCCGTTTCCTTATTTTTATACGCCATAGCGGAAGGGATCGGCCTTGCCTTTAAAATTTCCAAAGGCGTATCGATGTGGACGGCCGGCGGTCTCATCGGCACGACGTGGCATCAAATCGTCACGATCGTGCCGTTCATCGCGGCGGGCGTCGTCGCGGCGGTCGTCCTGGGCAAGGCGCTCACGCTGCTCAGCGCCAACGAAGAGGCAGCGATCGGGCTCGGGCTGCGTACCGGCCAGATCAAGTTCGTCCTATATGCAGCGGTCATCGTTCTGACCGGCGCCTCCGTAGCGCTAATCGGTAACATGGCGTTCGTGGGTCTGATGATTCCCCATATCGTAAGGTTCGTCGTCGGCACGGATTACCGCAAGGTGGTTCCGATGTCCGCCGTCGTCGGCGCGCTCTTCATGCTAGCGGCGGATACGATCGCAAGGAACGCGATCGCCCCATACGAGGCGCCGATGGCTTCCATCATCGCGGTCATGGGGCTGCCGTTCTTCCTGTTTATCGTGCGTAAAGGAGTGAACACCACCCCATGA
- a CDS encoding FecCD family ABC transporter permease: MTDVRSIRKQRAFLVALAALIILTVIVSLGLGSSSVSYGRIVPTLLGHGEFKEKFVLFDLRLPRIFIVLAAGMSLALSGSILQGVTNNDLADPGILGINSGAGLGVAVSFLLIPTDPGAFVYLIPVSAFIGAVLTAGLLYAFSYSRESGLHPMRLVLTGIGFSLGLSGLMVFITSAVDIYKVDFISRWLAGNVWGTDWTFLWAQLPWLIVLLPYAMYKSNALNLLSLNDATAVGSGVRLSRDRGLLLLAAVALAASAVAVTGGIAFIGLMAPHIAKSLVGPRFQRFVPVSVLIGGFLLLMADTIGRNVAGPEGIAAGIVVSFIGAPYFIYLLLKRS; encoded by the coding sequence ATGACCGACGTCCGTTCGATTCGCAAGCAGCGCGCGTTTCTCGTGGCGCTGGCTGCGCTCATTATTTTGACCGTTATCGTAAGCCTCGGATTAGGCTCTTCCTCCGTCTCTTACGGACGAATTGTGCCGACCTTGCTCGGGCACGGAGAATTCAAGGAAAAATTCGTCCTGTTCGATCTCCGTTTGCCCCGCATCTTCATCGTGCTCGCGGCGGGCATGTCGCTGGCGCTGTCAGGTTCCATCCTGCAGGGCGTCACGAACAACGATCTGGCCGACCCCGGCATCCTCGGCATCAATTCAGGGGCGGGGCTCGGCGTCGCAGTGAGCTTTTTGCTCATTCCGACGGACCCCGGCGCCTTCGTTTACCTCATCCCGGTGTCAGCCTTTATCGGTGCAGTTTTGACGGCCGGACTGCTTTACGCCTTCTCCTACAGCAGAGAATCAGGCCTTCATCCGATGCGGCTTGTGCTCACCGGTATCGGTTTTTCTCTCGGCTTGTCGGGCTTGATGGTATTCATTACTTCAGCTGTGGATATTTACAAGGTCGACTTTATCTCGCGCTGGCTGGCCGGCAACGTGTGGGGGACCGATTGGACCTTCTTGTGGGCGCAGCTGCCTTGGCTTATCGTACTTCTGCCATATGCGATGTACAAATCCAACGCGCTGAACCTGCTCTCGCTGAATGACGCGACTGCCGTCGGCAGCGGCGTCCGGCTCTCTCGCGACCGCGGTCTGCTGCTTCTCGCTGCGGTAGCGCTCGCGGCGTCGGCGGTGGCGGTCACGGGCGGCATCGCGTTCATCGGCTTGATGGCGCCGCATATCGCCAAGTCGCTGGTCGGTCCCAGGTTCCAGCGCTTTGTGCCCGTGTCGGTGCTGATCGGCGGCTTCCTGCTGCTGATGGCGGACACAATCGGCCGGAACGTGGCGGGTCCCGAAGGGATCGCGGCTGGCATCGTTGTCTCCTTTATCGGCGCGCCTTATTTTATTTACTTGCTGCTCAAACGTTCCTGA
- a CDS encoding GntR family transcriptional regulator, whose amino-acid sequence MKTVKRPMYQLIVDDVKRKILNGEISTEEPIPSQIELAKLYETSEITSRRALTELAQEGLIYRVRGKGSYVSRSYAEAFGAEARIETIYLIYHALPVEQFNHGFFADLLRGLHEKCEENRVQFQLWDIGEREKLPPNPERSGLVLLPGAMETEFVSADIVAGWKSEGRKIVTVHFYFPHLQIPYVIVDNMTGGYLATQHLLSIGHRRIGIVLTGSSVAGLNQEFSLRFQGYKLALSQYKIEFDPSLVVVIEGSMEQADSGAQGFDRLMDLDAPPTAVFLTSDIKAFGAMKAAERRGLAIPGDVSVVGYDDLFVSSYVRPSLTSVNQNTYRVGKRAVELLLEGEIASGKTFSKDEIEPSLIVRDSTAEWNADE is encoded by the coding sequence ATGAAGACGGTAAAGCGTCCGATGTATCAATTGATCGTTGACGACGTTAAACGAAAAATATTAAACGGCGAGATCTCGACCGAAGAGCCGATTCCATCGCAGATCGAGCTGGCCAAATTATATGAAACGAGCGAAATTACGTCGCGGCGCGCACTGACCGAGCTGGCCCAAGAGGGTCTTATCTATAGGGTCCGGGGGAAAGGGTCGTACGTCAGCCGGTCCTATGCCGAAGCATTTGGCGCCGAAGCCCGCATCGAAACCATTTATTTGATCTATCACGCCCTGCCGGTCGAGCAGTTCAACCATGGCTTTTTCGCCGATCTTCTGCGGGGACTGCACGAGAAGTGCGAGGAAAATCGCGTTCAATTCCAGCTATGGGATATCGGGGAGCGCGAGAAGCTGCCGCCGAATCCCGAGCGCTCCGGTCTGGTTCTGCTGCCGGGAGCGATGGAGACTGAATTCGTATCGGCGGATATCGTGGCCGGCTGGAAGAGCGAGGGCCGCAAGATCGTAACGGTGCATTTTTATTTTCCGCATCTTCAGATTCCGTATGTCATCGTCGACAATATGACGGGCGGATACCTCGCCACCCAACATCTGCTCTCGATCGGTCACCGGCGCATCGGCATCGTGTTGACCGGGAGCTCGGTCGCAGGGCTGAATCAGGAATTCTCGCTGCGCTTCCAGGGCTACAAACTGGCGCTGTCGCAGTATAAGATCGAATTCGATCCGTCGCTCGTCGTCGTCATCGAGGGCAGCATGGAGCAGGCGGACTCGGGCGCGCAGGGCTTTGACCGGCTTATGGATCTGGACGCGCCGCCGACGGCGGTCTTTCTGACGAGCGATATCAAGGCATTCGGCGCGATGAAGGCCGCGGAGCGCAGAGGACTCGCTATTCCGGGAGATGTCAGCGTCGTCGGCTACGACGATTTGTTCGTCAGCAGCTACGTCCGTCCCAGCCTGACATCCGTCAATCAGAATACGTATCGTGTCGGCAAGAGGGCGGTCGAATTGCTGCTCGAAGGCGAGATCGCGAGCGGCAAGACGTTCAGCAAGGACGAGATCGAGCCTAGCCTCATCGTTCGCGACAGCACGGCCGAATGGAACGCAGACGAATGA
- a CDS encoding ABC transporter substrate-binding protein, giving the protein MRALNKWLPAVGSTLAIAMVAACSNGNGNASPPPNESDSSSSAPAPSASAAPSASAAPSGSSSAQAGSELSGTFKISLPNASASVWNAVADAYMAKHPGVKVTVDNKPMDGYKEWLTSQFAAGTPDVDLAVINEVGSLQDDKKFVDFLPWLDKNNPYTGKAWKESLDLGTMGINLDALGENDHLYPLNFESVQIVWLYNKEIFDKSGVAQAPKTFNELIEAFKKIKAAGYIPLSLAGNSNSMWSGEAGWLVRVYGDQYMRDSVNVIRSQPNDYNFVPGVDDVWKYDPTDPYNDSNSKVTKNDLRVWKAIKDKTGPFKIEGNPQWKAFMENLKTLFQYTEPGFFGVNADQAYSLFLTGKAATMLTTPGAYWQLPKDLADEKKSGTKGGAKAFEYGFFNMPSMEGEGVLAPARTIQIPIGFYGLVSKDAKQTELGVDFMMYLTSPEGYKAYVTAIQNSKDASLAGAPALKDIELPEEMAKAFANFEPIGNTEGFTSANNMLARGLWDYQPSVQEWVGLIQQYFGGKIAIDQYLTKYQATVDKYLEAALKDKKKELSDLETPERQPPERK; this is encoded by the coding sequence ATGAGAGCCCTGAACAAATGGTTGCCCGCTGTCGGCTCCACCTTGGCGATCGCCATGGTCGCCGCATGCTCGAACGGCAACGGCAATGCTTCGCCGCCTCCGAATGAAAGCGATTCCAGCAGTAGCGCGCCGGCTCCATCCGCATCGGCAGCTCCATCCGCGTCCGCAGCCCCTTCCGGATCGTCATCGGCGCAGGCCGGTTCGGAACTGTCGGGAACTTTCAAAATTTCGCTGCCCAACGCATCCGCTTCGGTATGGAACGCAGTCGCGGACGCATACATGGCCAAGCACCCTGGCGTGAAGGTTACCGTCGACAACAAACCGATGGACGGCTACAAGGAATGGTTGACCTCCCAGTTCGCCGCCGGTACGCCGGACGTGGACCTGGCGGTCATCAACGAAGTCGGCAGTCTGCAGGACGACAAGAAGTTCGTCGACTTCCTGCCCTGGCTGGACAAGAACAACCCGTATACCGGCAAAGCGTGGAAGGAAAGCCTCGATCTCGGCACGATGGGCATCAACCTGGATGCGCTCGGAGAAAACGACCATTTGTATCCGCTTAACTTCGAATCGGTACAAATCGTCTGGTTGTACAACAAGGAAATTTTCGACAAATCCGGCGTGGCGCAAGCGCCCAAAACGTTTAACGAGCTGATCGAAGCGTTCAAAAAAATTAAAGCGGCCGGCTACATTCCGCTGTCGCTCGCGGGCAACTCCAACTCGATGTGGAGCGGAGAAGCGGGCTGGCTCGTGCGGGTGTACGGCGACCAATATATGCGCGATTCGGTTAACGTCATTCGTTCGCAGCCGAACGATTACAACTTCGTGCCCGGGGTCGACGATGTCTGGAAGTACGATCCGACCGATCCGTACAACGACTCCAACAGCAAAGTGACCAAGAACGACCTCCGCGTCTGGAAGGCGATCAAGGACAAGACGGGGCCGTTCAAGATTGAAGGCAATCCGCAGTGGAAGGCGTTCATGGAAAATCTGAAGACGCTGTTCCAGTACACCGAGCCCGGATTTTTCGGCGTGAACGCGGACCAGGCGTACAGCCTGTTCCTGACCGGCAAGGCGGCGACGATGCTCACGACCCCGGGCGCTTATTGGCAGCTGCCCAAGGACCTGGCCGACGAGAAGAAGTCGGGCACCAAGGGCGGGGCCAAGGCGTTCGAATACGGATTTTTCAACATGCCGTCGATGGAAGGCGAAGGGGTATTGGCGCCTGCGCGCACGATTCAGATCCCGATCGGGTTCTACGGCCTGGTGTCCAAGGATGCCAAGCAAACCGAGCTCGGCGTCGACTTCATGATGTACCTGACGAGTCCGGAAGGCTACAAGGCGTACGTAACCGCGATCCAGAACAGCAAGGATGCTTCGCTCGCGGGAGCGCCGGCGCTCAAGGACATCGAGCTGCCCGAAGAGATGGCGAAGGCGTTCGCGAACTTTGAGCCGATCGGCAATACGGAAGGCTTCACCAGTGCGAACAACATGCTGGCTCGCGGACTGTGGGACTACCAGCCCTCCGTGCAAGAGTGGGTCGGCCTCATCCAGCAATACTTCGGCGGCAAGATCGCGATCGACCAGTACTTGACCAAATATCAAGCGACGGTCGACAAGTACCTGGAGGCTGCGCTGAAGGACAAGAAGAAGGAGCTGTCCGATCTGGAGACGCCGGAACGGCAGCCGCCGGAGAGAAAATAA
- a CDS encoding ABC transporter permease subunit, producing the protein MRKARKLSWAIIALCLLLAPVSARAQSAWNLEQGKSVTAMAMSPDGKLLAVGSSDTHVYLFDEAGKQVAVMKTGNVVTGVGFAGADRLLASSDDRNLYAFGLNGELLWKQDLKKRVEGVAPSADGSTAAVTVQNSSDLLLIDPSDGGTQGKASLGARAADVAAAPGGGYIAVGGKDQNVYLLDGNGNVLFKAGMNGTIGSVAVSDEGRVAAGLTSSTVVLLDRDGSKLREIAVLDSVKDVALTPDGDTIGAADYAGHFYLISSSGKTIWQTQVPAPATQLAFGAEGKTLYGGTENGGVYSYEVKNVVAGAESAAAQKRILLIAAAAAALLLIAAGLYLLKRYNRLSVFKRIWQAKWIYLSLSPAFILLIGFMYVPALSGLYHSLYEWNPGGRSTFVGLANFRRILSDDYVGKGIVNLGILIVTGLLKAIVPPLFVAELIYHLKSKRLQYYFRTAFVTSMIVPAVALLLIWQNLYDPNVGLINRFLEAVGLDGLTNSWLGDPKTAIWAIIFIGFPFVGILQLLVLYSGLIGIPDELIEAAKMDGARLPRIIRSIHLPLLAGQFKFLIILTLIGVIQDFNAILIVTGGGPMDSTYVPALQMYYAATKFDELGYASALGVSMFFVILVITVVNMKFLRSSQE; encoded by the coding sequence GTGCGCAAAGCCAGGAAGCTGAGTTGGGCTATTATAGCGCTGTGCTTGCTGCTCGCGCCGGTTAGCGCGCGGGCGCAGTCGGCGTGGAATCTGGAACAAGGTAAATCGGTCACCGCGATGGCGATGTCTCCGGACGGCAAACTGCTCGCCGTCGGCAGCTCGGATACGCATGTCTATCTGTTCGACGAGGCCGGCAAACAGGTCGCCGTCATGAAGACCGGCAACGTCGTCACGGGCGTGGGCTTCGCCGGCGCGGACCGGCTGCTGGCTTCCTCGGATGATCGCAACTTGTACGCCTTTGGCTTAAACGGCGAGCTGCTGTGGAAGCAGGACCTGAAAAAACGCGTCGAAGGCGTCGCGCCGTCGGCGGACGGTTCTACGGCTGCAGTGACGGTGCAGAACAGCTCCGATCTGCTCCTGATCGATCCGTCCGACGGAGGGACGCAAGGCAAGGCGTCGCTCGGCGCGCGCGCGGCCGATGTCGCAGCGGCTCCGGGCGGCGGCTATATCGCGGTAGGCGGCAAGGACCAGAACGTGTACCTGCTGGACGGAAACGGCAACGTGTTATTCAAAGCCGGCATGAACGGCACGATCGGCAGCGTCGCCGTATCGGACGAAGGCCGCGTGGCGGCGGGCTTGACGTCGTCGACGGTCGTGCTCCTGGATCGCGACGGCAGCAAGCTGCGCGAGATCGCCGTACTCGATTCGGTCAAGGACGTCGCCCTGACGCCGGACGGCGATACGATCGGCGCGGCGGACTATGCCGGTCATTTTTATCTGATCTCCTCTTCAGGCAAAACGATCTGGCAGACGCAGGTGCCCGCTCCGGCGACGCAGCTCGCGTTCGGCGCGGAGGGCAAGACGCTGTATGGCGGAACGGAGAACGGCGGGGTCTACAGCTACGAAGTGAAGAACGTCGTCGCGGGCGCCGAGTCCGCAGCGGCGCAAAAACGAATCTTGCTGATCGCCGCTGCCGCTGCCGCATTGCTGCTGATCGCTGCCGGGCTCTACCTGCTCAAAAGATATAACCGGCTATCCGTTTTCAAACGCATCTGGCAGGCCAAGTGGATCTATTTGAGCTTGTCTCCGGCCTTCATCCTGCTGATCGGCTTCATGTACGTGCCTGCGCTATCCGGTCTGTACCATTCGCTCTACGAATGGAATCCCGGCGGCAGATCAACGTTTGTGGGTCTGGCCAATTTCCGCAGAATCTTAAGCGACGACTACGTCGGCAAAGGCATCGTCAATCTCGGCATTTTGATCGTCACGGGTCTACTGAAGGCCATCGTGCCCCCGCTGTTCGTAGCGGAGCTGATCTACCATCTGAAAAGCAAGCGGCTCCAGTATTACTTTCGTACGGCGTTCGTGACTTCCATGATCGTGCCGGCCGTCGCGCTGCTGCTGATCTGGCAAAACCTGTACGACCCTAACGTCGGACTCATTAACCGCTTCCTGGAAGCCGTCGGGCTGGACGGGCTGACGAATTCGTGGCTCGGCGATCCCAAGACGGCGATCTGGGCCATTATTTTCATCGGCTTTCCGTTCGTCGGCATCCTGCAGCTGCTCGTGCTCTATTCGGGCCTGATCGGCATTCCCGACGAACTGATCGAAGCCGCCAAGATGGACGGCGCCCGGCTGCCGCGAATCATCCGTTCCATCCATTTGCCGCTGCTGGCGGGACAATTTAAATTTCTGATCATCCTGACGCTGATCGGCGTCATTCAGGACTTTAACGCCATATTGATCGTGACCGGCGGGGGACCGATGGATTCGACCTACGTGCCCGCGCTGCAGATGTATTACGCCGCAACGAAGTTCGACGAGCTCGGCTATGCCTCGGCGCTTGGCGTCTCGATGTTTTTCGTCATCCTGGTCATCACGGTCGTCAATATGAAGTTCCTGCGGAGCTCGCAGGAGTGA
- a CDS encoding carbohydrate ABC transporter permease, protein MPMPAPVRATSAPRTIAGLPMPSPAAVRQTLLIGTLALLIVLTLVPILFMFYSSLKSNSQILGSFWSLPSPPQWENYGEAFASIWRYVLNTILYAGGASLLVVGLSAVSGYVFAKKTFPGKEFLFLLLLAMMMVPGILTLIPAYVWYEKLGLTNTPLAIIIAHAAGGQIFGTFLCRTSMASVPSSLFEAARIDGAKELTVFARIVLPLSVPILATIFIMQTVGTYNDYVWPLLTIRDSSMQMIGVGLTQFTKQFGITDKGVQFAAYSISSLPLIVIFSLGMKYYIQGMVQGALKM, encoded by the coding sequence ATGCCCATGCCTGCCCCGGTTCGCGCGACGAGCGCGCCGAGAACGATCGCCGGCCTGCCGATGCCGAGCCCGGCAGCCGTCCGTCAGACGCTGCTGATCGGGACGCTCGCGCTGCTGATCGTCTTGACGCTTGTCCCGATTCTGTTCATGTTTTACAGCTCCCTGAAGAGCAACTCGCAGATTCTCGGCAGCTTCTGGTCGCTGCCCTCGCCGCCGCAATGGGAGAACTACGGAGAGGCCTTCGCCAGCATCTGGCGTTACGTGCTCAATACGATTTTATACGCAGGAGGGGCGAGCCTGCTCGTCGTCGGCCTGTCCGCGGTATCCGGCTATGTGTTCGCGAAGAAGACGTTCCCGGGAAAGGAGTTCCTGTTCCTGCTGCTGCTCGCGATGATGATGGTGCCGGGCATCCTTACGCTGATCCCCGCCTACGTCTGGTACGAGAAACTGGGGCTGACGAACACGCCGCTCGCGATCATCATCGCGCACGCGGCCGGCGGGCAGATCTTCGGCACCTTTCTGTGCCGGACTTCGATGGCGTCCGTCCCGTCCTCGCTGTTCGAAGCCGCACGCATCGACGGCGCGAAGGAGCTGACCGTATTCGCGCGCATCGTGCTCCCGCTGTCCGTTCCGATTCTGGCGACCATATTTATTATGCAGACCGTCGGCACCTACAACGATTACGTGTGGCCGCTGCTCACGATCCGGGACAGCAGCATGCAGATGATCGGCGTCGGGCTGACGCAGTTCACCAAGCAGTTCGGCATTACGGACAAAGGCGTCCAGTTCGCCGCCTACTCCATCTCGTCGCTGCCGCTCATCGTTATCTTCTCGCTGGGCATGAAGTATTACATTCAAGGGATGGTTCAGGGCGCCTTAAAAATGTAG
- a CDS encoding glycosyl hydrolase produces the protein MQNGLYEWLEAYEDPPAKYRPVPLWSINGRHDAEEIREQVALLQEMGMGGGFFHPRPGLVNEYLSEEWFDLFGAALDEAEKRGLQLYIYDENSYPSGFAGGHVSAELPDCLSRSAGQKILERPEPGELPYANAHFLSSPGQPIAVYAFERTSAGGIRLTRRLDGMPSSEWGQHGHSYLIYDWRAAETNGWLGGFAYVDLLRPEVARVFIERTHERYKARFGASFGKTIPAVFTDEPEVSPGNLFQAETAVPFSYWFAAQFADRAGYDLIAHLPLLFQDAEDGTGELRDAKEVRADYYRIMFELWRDNYVIPLGEWCRSNGLAFTGHYLEHQWPIPWVRFSPGIMSLYEYMDWPGIDFLTCGPLSSDGTDALLVTVREAASVSRQLGKARTLCEAFGAGGFDASTQDFKRIGDWLLAHGIDFLNPHLTAASLAGARKRDHPQSFDWRLPWQYELRQLTDYIARAQLALTQGKADRRVLLLHPTRTAYLYPATTSWEAAGHPFEEMVTSYKTLLQRLSDAGIDYDLGDEEIMARHGLIDAAGRWVVGTASYDEVILPAGMESAMRSTVRLLEAYAAAGGSVRVLGDRLPDYVDGRRDDALAALAARRPESFVRTNADALIAAWSADSRRRCGYGLSLAGTSGGDAAIEGTDSVHASDAVEIRGLAVQSRELPEGVRLLFLAYSAPEPLTVKLTLHAPAAMRLDLLRGTAVRTPAAGEAQELTLEQGDSCCYLLLDDAAAFDSIASALPFTPHAERAGPDMDEVPAEADLEGRRDGIAAAAGSDRSLPIRSIFPLDENALMLDYADVTGRHLRMKGMSVYRACPLLYRENGFDGNPWDNAVQYKRRIAERAPSASTEGFEAAFRLAVDVVPARIRLAVEQGSRMRLEVNGLALAPAPSERWMDRAFAVYDLADALSAGENVLKLIAPVFDPLLELEPAYVLGDFSVTPCEAGFRISAGMPTLASGDWTHQGLPFYGGQVEYALEPIAADERSLASNKYVIRPEGLQGAAAHVRVNGCRLPIHMGAAAADVTSLLSPGINRLSVVVSATQQNVWGPHHAGPPARIASPWMWKSGPAEGPPPGRSYSFAACGLSGVRLSVERR, from the coding sequence ATGCAAAACGGTTTGTACGAATGGCTGGAGGCTTACGAGGATCCGCCGGCCAAATATCGGCCCGTGCCGCTATGGTCGATCAACGGACGGCACGACGCGGAGGAGATTCGGGAGCAGGTCGCCCTGCTGCAGGAGATGGGGATGGGCGGCGGATTTTTTCACCCGCGCCCGGGTCTCGTGAACGAGTACTTGAGCGAAGAATGGTTCGACCTTTTTGGGGCCGCATTGGATGAAGCGGAGAAAAGGGGCCTTCAGCTTTATATATACGACGAAAATTCGTATCCCTCCGGCTTCGCGGGCGGGCACGTGTCCGCCGAGCTGCCGGATTGCCTGAGCCGGTCGGCCGGCCAGAAGATTCTGGAGCGTCCGGAGCCGGGCGAGTTGCCGTATGCCAATGCGCACTTCCTGTCCAGTCCCGGGCAGCCGATCGCGGTCTATGCGTTCGAGCGCACTTCGGCCGGCGGGATTCGCCTGACCCGTCGTCTGGACGGAATGCCTTCATCCGAATGGGGGCAGCATGGCCATTCCTATCTGATCTACGACTGGCGCGCCGCGGAGACGAACGGCTGGCTGGGCGGCTTCGCCTACGTCGATCTGCTGCGGCCGGAGGTCGCGCGCGTGTTCATCGAGCGGACGCACGAGCGCTACAAGGCGCGCTTCGGCGCCAGCTTCGGCAAGACGATTCCGGCGGTGTTCACCGACGAGCCGGAGGTGTCGCCGGGCAACCTGTTCCAGGCGGAGACGGCGGTTCCGTTCTCCTATTGGTTCGCCGCGCAGTTCGCGGACCGCGCCGGCTACGATCTGATCGCGCATCTGCCGCTGCTGTTCCAGGACGCCGAAGACGGTACGGGCGAGCTGCGCGACGCGAAGGAGGTACGCGCCGATTATTACCGGATCATGTTCGAGCTCTGGCGCGACAACTATGTCATCCCGCTGGGCGAGTGGTGCCGGTCGAACGGCCTGGCGTTTACGGGACACTATCTCGAGCATCAATGGCCGATTCCGTGGGTGCGCTTTTCTCCGGGCATCATGTCGCTCTACGAATACATGGACTGGCCGGGGATCGACTTCCTGACGTGCGGCCCGCTGTCGTCGGACGGTACCGACGCGCTCCTCGTCACCGTGCGGGAGGCGGCGAGCGTCTCTCGCCAGCTCGGCAAGGCGCGGACGCTGTGCGAGGCATTCGGCGCGGGCGGCTTCGACGCGTCGACGCAGGATTTCAAGCGGATTGGAGACTGGCTGCTCGCGCACGGCATCGACTTCCTGAATCCGCATCTGACGGCGGCCTCCCTCGCCGGCGCGAGGAAGCGGGATCATCCGCAATCGTTCGATTGGCGCCTGCCTTGGCAGTATGAGCTGAGACAGCTGACGGATTACATCGCGCGGGCCCAGCTTGCGCTGACCCAAGGGAAGGCGGACAGGCGCGTCCTGCTGCTGCATCCGACGCGGACCGCCTATCTGTACCCGGCGACGACGAGCTGGGAAGCGGCTGGCCATCCCTTCGAGGAGATGGTGACGTCGTACAAGACGCTGCTGCAGCGGCTGTCGGACGCGGGCATCGATTACGACCTGGGCGATGAGGAGATCATGGCGCGGCACGGCCTAATCGATGCGGCCGGCCGATGGGTCGTCGGCACGGCGAGCTACGACGAGGTCATTCTCCCCGCAGGCATGGAGTCGGCGATGCGTTCGACGGTAAGACTGCTTGAAGCGTATGCCGCCGCGGGAGGCAGCGTGCGCGTACTGGGGGACCGCTTGCCGGACTACGTGGACGGCAGACGCGACGACGCCTTGGCGGCGCTGGCGGCCAGGCGGCCCGAATCGTTCGTCCGCACGAACGCGGACGCGCTGATCGCGGCCTGGTCGGCGGACAGCCGACGACGTTGCGGGTACGGGCTGAGCCTGGCCGGCACAAGCGGCGGGGACGCGGCGATCGAAGGGACCGATTCGGTCCATGCGTCCGATGCCGTTGAGATCAGGGGGCTCGCCGTCCAGTCGCGCGAGCTTCCGGAGGGCGTGCGGCTGCTGTTCCTGGCCTACAGCGCGCCGGAGCCGCTGACCGTGAAGCTGACCCTGCATGCGCCGGCGGCGATGCGGCTCGATCTGCTGCGCGGGACGGCCGTTCGGACCCCCGCTGCCGGGGAGGCGCAGGAATTGACGCTGGAGCAGGGGGATTCCTGCTGCTATCTGCTGCTGGACGACGCGGCTGCGTTCGACTCAATCGCATCGGCACTGCCGTTTACGCCGCACGCAGAGCGGGCGGGCCCGGACATGGACGAAGTCCCTGCTGAGGCAGATCTCGAAGGGCGAAGAGACGGGATCGCGGCGGCGGCCGGTTCCGACCGCAGCCTGCCGATCCGAAGCATATTTCCGCTCGATGAGAATGCGCTCATGCTTGATTATGCGGACGTGACGGGCAGACATCTCCGGATGAAAGGCATGTCCGTGTACCGGGCGTGCCCGCTGCTCTATCGGGAGAACGGCTTCGACGGCAATCCGTGGGACAATGCCGTGCAGTACAAACGCCGCATCGCGGAGCGGGCGCCGAGCGCAAGCACGGAGGGGTTCGAGGCGGCGTTCCGCCTCGCGGTCGACGTCGTTCCGGCGCGTATTCGATTAGCCGTCGAGCAGGGAAGCCGGATGCGGCTCGAGGTCAACGGCTTGGCGCTCGCACCTGCGCCGTCCGAGCGATGGATGGACCGCGCGTTCGCCGTTTACGATCTCGCGGATGCGCTCTCGGCGGGCGAGAACGTGCTGAAGCTGATCGCGCCCGTATTCGATCCGCTCCTGGAGCTCGAGCCGGCCTATGTGCTGGGCGACTTCTCGGTAACGCCCTGCGAAGCGGGATTCCGCATATCGGCAGGCATGCCGACACTCGCGTCCGGCGATTGGACGCACCAGGGATTGCCCTTCTACGGCGGACAGGTGGAGTACGCGCTGGAGCCGATCGCGGCGGACGAACGATCGCTCGCGTCCAACAAATACGTGATACGGCCGGAGGGGCTGCAAGGCGCAGCGGCGCATGTACGCGTCAACGGCTGCAGGCTGCCGATCCATATGGGCGCTGCCGCCGCGGACGTCACCTCGCTGCTGTCCCCCGGGATCAACCGTCTGTCCGTCGTCGTGTCGGCCACCCAGCAGAACGTATGGGGACCGCATCACGCCGGTCCGCCCGCGCGCATCGCTTCGCCCTGGATGTGGAAAAGCGGACCGGCCGAAGGCCCTCCTCCCGGCCGCTCCTATTCGTTCGCCGCCTGCGGCTTGTCGGGCGTGCGGCTGTCCGTGGAGCGCCGTTGA